One Halobacterium sp. DL1 DNA window includes the following coding sequences:
- a CDS encoding nucleotide pyrophosphohydrolase: MDEQARVAAFLDGNDLRAPPENRVLDLASEVGELAKNVNESTDYGACEGADVERDELGDALFCLLALADELDYDAGAAVDEALAKYEDRIEESGGAGSGA; the protein is encoded by the coding sequence ATGGACGAGCAAGCGCGCGTCGCCGCGTTCCTCGACGGCAACGACCTCCGCGCACCCCCCGAGAATCGCGTCCTCGACCTCGCTAGCGAGGTCGGCGAACTCGCGAAGAACGTCAACGAGAGCACCGACTACGGCGCTTGTGAGGGCGCCGACGTCGAGCGCGACGAACTCGGTGACGCCCTGTTCTGCCTGCTCGCACTGGCCGACGAGCTCGACTACGACGCGGGCGCGGCCGTCGACGAAGCGCTCGCGAAGTACGAGGACCGCATCGAGGAGAGCGGCGGCGCAGGTTCCGGCGCGTAA
- a CDS encoding transporter: MELTGTLAFVFVAGLLTALATGLGALPFFFVDDVDDRWRVGLWGLASGIMLSASGFGLFREGLNYGTPLEVAAGAAVGVVLVLAADRIIHSYEFAPREIAEADFKKLVLIAGVLTVHSFPEGVAVGVSFADMGLDGGFPILGFTVPLLAVFMTIAISIHNVPEGLAVSIPLHEHGARRWKLVGVAVFTSVPQPIGAVLAYAFVQVARTLLPVGFGFAGGAMVFLVLHEFIPEAREVGERLPGGGARELATGLVLGVAGMVPMLFVT; this comes from the coding sequence ATGGAACTGACGGGTACGCTGGCCTTCGTCTTCGTCGCCGGGTTGCTGACGGCACTCGCCACGGGACTGGGTGCCCTCCCGTTCTTCTTCGTCGACGACGTCGACGACCGCTGGCGCGTCGGCCTCTGGGGGCTAGCCTCCGGCATCATGCTATCGGCCTCCGGGTTCGGGCTGTTCCGGGAGGGGCTCAACTACGGGACGCCACTCGAAGTGGCTGCGGGCGCTGCAGTGGGCGTCGTCCTCGTCCTCGCTGCCGACCGCATTATCCACAGCTACGAGTTCGCGCCACGGGAGATTGCCGAGGCAGACTTCAAGAAACTCGTGCTCATCGCGGGCGTCCTCACCGTCCACTCGTTCCCCGAGGGCGTCGCCGTCGGCGTCTCCTTCGCCGACATGGGACTGGATGGCGGGTTCCCGATTCTCGGGTTCACCGTCCCGCTGCTCGCCGTCTTCATGACCATCGCCATCTCCATCCACAACGTCCCAGAGGGGCTGGCCGTCTCCATCCCGCTCCACGAACACGGCGCGCGCCGCTGGAAACTGGTCGGGGTCGCGGTGTTCACCAGCGTCCCCCAGCCCATCGGCGCGGTGCTCGCGTACGCGTTCGTCCAGGTCGCACGGACGTTGCTCCCCGTCGGCTTCGGCTTCGCGGGCGGCGCGATGGTGTTCCTCGTCCTCCACGAGTTCATCCCGGAGGCCAGGGAGGTCGGCGAGCGCCTCCCGGGCGGCGGTGCACGCGAACTGGCGACCGGTCTCGTCCTCGGCGTCGCGGGGATGGTGCCGATGCTGTTCGTCACCTGA
- a CDS encoding flagellar assembly protein J, with translation MSTEEVEATGTLENLELGDIVDSVLESYRQMPMPTFQYVLFIVAPGVLFFIFSVVSVVVFDLPIFLTLPIPMLGLLGLVAAVLYPKIRLDQRRTRMENRFHLFVTHMTVLSTTNIDRVEVFRRIGAEEEYGPLAEEARRIVQLIDAWNQSLDDACRMRANKVPSDLLADFLDRLAYTINSGESLESYLTTEQDAIIRNYVTAYEGQLENLQVMKDLYLSMVLSVTFALVFATVLPILSGTNPTMTVSAVVVLYSFIQIGFLYAIYTVAPSDPLWYFPENRTTWTEWKLRGATAVGGLLSVAAVVGVMAVLFRWTSVDPRSVPLPLYAAVPTTPLLIPGILAHFEEERVKDRDDSFTSFIRGLGASETARQTTTTRVLETLRDKNFGALSGLVDDLYKRLNLRLDASLAWRHFTADAHSYLIQKFSEMYLIGRQMGGEPKNLGELISRNMSEVLQLRQRRSQSVSTMIGVLYGITAAATFAFFIGLGIVDVISGLGLDFSNPAFNVGSIINTEVYDIQLIEYLLVVTILVNAVLSSLMIRVIDGGHKVNAYVHFVAMTWISAVIAALTLELVGSLLAV, from the coding sequence ATGTCCACCGAGGAAGTCGAAGCGACAGGCACGCTGGAGAATCTGGAGCTCGGGGACATCGTGGACTCGGTGCTGGAGTCCTACCGGCAGATGCCGATGCCGACGTTCCAGTACGTGCTGTTCATCGTCGCGCCGGGAGTGCTGTTCTTCATCTTCTCGGTCGTCTCGGTGGTGGTCTTCGACCTGCCGATATTCCTCACGCTGCCGATACCGATGCTCGGCCTGCTCGGCCTGGTGGCGGCGGTGCTCTACCCGAAGATCCGACTCGACCAGCGCCGGACGCGCATGGAGAATCGCTTCCACCTGTTCGTCACTCACATGACGGTGCTGTCGACGACGAACATCGACCGGGTGGAGGTGTTCCGCCGCATCGGTGCCGAGGAAGAGTACGGACCGCTCGCAGAGGAGGCCCGCCGCATCGTCCAGCTCATCGACGCCTGGAACCAGAGCCTCGACGACGCCTGCCGGATGCGCGCGAACAAGGTTCCCAGCGACCTGCTGGCCGACTTCCTCGACCGGCTCGCGTACACGATCAACTCCGGGGAGAGCCTGGAGTCGTACCTGACCACCGAGCAGGATGCCATCATTCGGAACTACGTGACAGCCTACGAGGGGCAACTGGAGAACCTCCAGGTGATGAAGGACCTCTACCTGTCCATGGTGCTGTCCGTGACGTTCGCGCTCGTGTTCGCAACCGTCCTGCCCATCCTCTCCGGGACGAACCCGACCATGACGGTGTCCGCCGTCGTCGTGCTCTACTCGTTCATCCAGATCGGCTTCCTTTACGCCATCTACACGGTCGCGCCGAGCGACCCGCTGTGGTACTTCCCGGAGAACCGGACGACGTGGACGGAGTGGAAGCTCCGGGGCGCGACGGCGGTCGGCGGGTTGCTCTCCGTGGCGGCCGTCGTCGGCGTGATGGCGGTCCTGTTCAGGTGGACGAGCGTCGACCCCCGGTCGGTCCCGCTCCCGCTGTACGCCGCGGTGCCGACGACGCCGCTGCTCATCCCCGGCATCCTCGCGCACTTCGAGGAGGAGCGCGTGAAGGACCGCGACGACTCGTTCACGAGTTTCATCCGCGGACTGGGGGCCAGCGAGACGGCCCGCCAGACCACGACCACTCGGGTTCTGGAGACGCTGCGCGACAAGAACTTCGGCGCGCTCTCGGGGCTGGTCGACGACCTCTACAAGCGGTTGAACCTCCGCCTCGACGCCTCCCTGGCGTGGCGGCACTTCACTGCGGACGCTCACTCCTACCTCATCCAGAAGTTCAGCGAGATGTACCTCATCGGGCGCCAGATGGGCGGGGAGCCCAAAAACCTGGGAGAGCTCATCTCGCGGAACATGAGCGAGGTGCTGCAGTTGCGCCAGCGCCGCTCGCAGTCCGTCTCGACGATGATCGGCGTCCTCTACGGTATCACCGCAGCCGCGACGTTCGCGTTCTTCATCGGCCTCGGCATCGTCGACGTCATCTCGGGACTCGGACTTGACTTCTCGAACCCCGCGTTCAACGTCGGCAGCATCATCAACACCGAGGTGTACGACATCCAGCTGATCGAGTACCTGCTGGTGGTGACCATCCTGGTCAACGCGGTGCTCTCCTCGCTGATGATCCGGGTCATCGACGGCGGCCACAAGGTCAACGCCTACGTCCACTTCGTCGCGATGACGTGGATTTCGGCCGTCATCGCGGCGCTGACCCTGGAGCTAGTCGGGTCGCTGCTGGCGGTCTGA
- a CDS encoding purine-binding chemotaxis protein cheW2, with protein sequence MADEETDVLEFSLDDGRYCIDIGHVDEIVDATEDVTQIPNADANVVGVVDLRGETTTVVDPRVNLEVDGEPDGQRIVVLSDHDATGLLVDNVHEVESVSEAELDDSAASETTRGVVRREDRFVVWVEPNALV encoded by the coding sequence ATGGCTGACGAAGAGACGGACGTGCTGGAGTTCTCGCTGGACGACGGTCGCTACTGTATAGACATCGGACACGTGGACGAGATCGTCGACGCGACGGAGGACGTGACCCAGATCCCGAACGCCGACGCGAACGTCGTCGGCGTCGTCGACCTGCGCGGCGAGACGACGACAGTCGTCGACCCACGGGTCAACCTGGAGGTCGACGGGGAGCCGGACGGCCAGCGCATCGTCGTACTCTCGGACCACGACGCGACCGGCCTGCTGGTCGACAACGTCCACGAGGTGGAGTCCGTCAGCGAAGCCGAGCTCGACGATTCGGCTGCTTCGGAAACGACTCGGGGCGTCGTCAGGCGCGAGGACCGTTTCGTCGTCTGGGTCGAACCCAACGCCCTGGTGTAG
- a CDS encoding cell division inhibitor encodes MNEAGGDGYVFAVASGKGGVGKSTTTANLGVALANDGFDVALVDVDLGMANLAGLLGVDPDKTLHDVLAGEASPAEAAYDTNGLTLVPGSTELEQFAEADAKSLHRVVNYLRARNDVVLLDAGAGLSYDIAMAMSVADGVLLVTTAELASLTDATKTGQLVTKLEKPVVGAVFTRTGDGGFDDVEGIAAALGTTEAVTASVPHDDAVKLAVRKSRPVVDIKPESPAARAYDRLAAKLADSVGMEPTTTPDAGFEWVDPDTGETAEPAGQPEEAAEEGPVYEISLEELIEEAGLDESPDASERRVKLFDRVKSRFS; translated from the coding sequence ATGAACGAGGCCGGAGGCGACGGGTACGTGTTCGCCGTCGCCAGCGGGAAGGGTGGCGTCGGGAAGTCGACGACGACTGCGAATCTCGGAGTCGCGCTCGCCAACGACGGGTTCGACGTGGCCCTCGTCGACGTCGACCTCGGGATGGCGAACCTCGCGGGGCTGCTCGGCGTCGACCCCGACAAGACGCTTCACGACGTCCTCGCGGGCGAAGCGTCGCCAGCGGAGGCTGCCTACGACACGAACGGCCTCACCCTCGTCCCTGGCTCCACGGAACTCGAGCAGTTCGCCGAGGCTGACGCCAAGTCGCTGCACCGCGTGGTGAACTACCTCCGGGCCCGCAACGACGTGGTGTTGCTGGACGCGGGAGCGGGCCTGAGCTACGACATCGCGATGGCGATGAGCGTCGCCGACGGCGTGTTGCTGGTCACGACCGCCGAGCTCGCGTCACTGACCGACGCGACGAAGACCGGGCAGCTGGTGACCAAGCTGGAGAAACCGGTCGTCGGCGCGGTGTTCACCCGGACCGGCGACGGCGGCTTCGACGACGTCGAGGGCATCGCTGCCGCGCTCGGCACGACGGAGGCAGTGACGGCCAGCGTTCCCCACGACGACGCGGTAAAACTGGCCGTGCGCAAGAGCCGGCCGGTCGTCGACATCAAACCGGAGAGCCCGGCAGCGCGGGCCTACGACCGTCTCGCCGCGAAGCTCGCGGACAGCGTGGGGATGGAGCCGACCACGACGCCCGACGCGGGCTTCGAGTGGGTCGACCCCGACACGGGAGAGACGGCGGAACCGGCGGGCCAGCCAGAAGAGGCAGCGGAGGAGGGGCCCGTCTACGAGATCTCCCTGGAAGAGCTAATCGAGGAGGCGGGCCTCGACGAGAGTCCGGACGCCTCCGAGCGGCGCGTAAAACTGTTCGACCGCGTGAAGTCTCGCTTCTCCTGA
- a CDS encoding ArsR family transcriptional regulator, whose amino-acid sequence MEPVDVLRVLGNKYNAEILEATHAPKSAQELSEELDIPIATSYRRIEELSDHDLLKLEGKELSDEGRRTKVYRRQIDEITVKFGVDETRVDTTERTEAKNALVDVWSDLRSEG is encoded by the coding sequence ATGGAGCCGGTGGACGTGTTGCGGGTACTCGGTAACAAGTACAACGCCGAGATACTCGAAGCAACGCACGCCCCGAAATCCGCCCAGGAGCTCAGCGAGGAGCTCGACATCCCTATCGCAACAAGCTACCGCCGAATCGAGGAGCTGAGCGACCACGACCTCCTCAAACTCGAGGGGAAGGAGCTCTCCGACGAGGGGCGCCGCACGAAAGTGTACCGGCGGCAGATAGACGAAATAACCGTCAAGTTCGGCGTCGACGAGACGCGCGTCGACACCACCGAACGCACAGAGGCCAAGAACGCGCTCGTCGACGTGTGGAGCGACCTTCGTTCCGAAGGCTAA
- a CDS encoding hydrolase has product MPTPTVAACQTDVADLDPAANLATVGERLAGLDNSVDVALFPEYALTGFVADERVYDAALDREGEELDRLAAYAADYDVAVLAGFVEDASEEYYNTAVYVAPDGDRTFYRKRNRWAGERGVLSAGEEAVTVETPVGEAGIVTCYDLNFVEVSAAFARDRVDALFVVGAWPGSYSENWRLLLRARALDGVRWVVGCGRTGRRELPDSPVVEYAGRSAVVRPDGAVSASLNRDDRTLVADLDPDILAEQREFIPVFAEDS; this is encoded by the coding sequence GTGCCGACTCCAACCGTCGCCGCCTGCCAGACCGACGTCGCGGACCTCGACCCGGCGGCCAACCTCGCCACCGTCGGCGAGCGTCTCGCCGGCCTCGACAACAGCGTCGACGTCGCGCTGTTCCCGGAGTACGCGCTCACCGGCTTCGTCGCCGACGAACGAGTCTACGACGCCGCGCTCGACCGGGAGGGGGAGGAACTCGACCGACTCGCAGCCTACGCCGCCGACTACGACGTCGCCGTACTCGCCGGGTTCGTCGAGGACGCCAGCGAGGAGTACTACAACACCGCCGTCTACGTCGCGCCGGACGGCGACCGGACGTTCTACCGGAAGCGAAACCGCTGGGCGGGCGAGCGCGGTGTGCTCTCGGCAGGCGAGGAGGCAGTCACTGTCGAGACGCCCGTCGGCGAGGCGGGCATCGTGACCTGCTACGACCTCAACTTCGTGGAGGTGAGCGCGGCGTTCGCCCGCGACCGCGTCGACGCGCTGTTCGTCGTCGGCGCGTGGCCCGGTTCCTACAGCGAGAACTGGCGGCTCCTCCTGCGGGCCCGCGCGCTCGACGGCGTGCGCTGGGTGGTCGGCTGTGGCCGCACGGGACGGCGCGAACTCCCGGACTCGCCGGTCGTCGAGTACGCCGGTCGGTCGGCAGTCGTGCGCCCGGACGGCGCAGTCAGCGCGTCGCTGAACCGCGACGACCGCACGCTCGTCGCGGACCTCGACCCCGACATCCTGGCCGAGCAGCGCGAATTCATCCCCGTGTTCGCCGAGGATTCGTAG